Proteins found in one Tumebacillus sp. BK434 genomic segment:
- a CDS encoding cupredoxin domain-containing protein, with amino-acid sequence MKKMMIGAAMLAALLTGQADVVAAETQPYLDSSHVTDTGVQQKQEFWIVTNEIKTKLADGKEIEAYRWDPGFLTVEKGKPVTLHFYGLKGKAHPFVIEGLGVKGNVEKGKVSSVTFTPEQEGTYRVVCLTHATIEANGPMVGYLRVE; translated from the coding sequence ATGAAGAAAATGATGATCGGCGCTGCGATGCTGGCCGCGCTGTTGACCGGGCAGGCTGATGTGGTGGCGGCGGAGACGCAGCCGTATCTTGATTCGTCGCATGTGACCGACACCGGCGTGCAGCAAAAGCAGGAGTTTTGGATCGTGACCAACGAGATCAAGACCAAACTGGCAGACGGCAAGGAGATTGAGGCCTACCGCTGGGACCCCGGATTTCTGACGGTGGAGAAAGGGAAGCCGGTCACCTTGCATTTTTACGGGCTCAAAGGCAAGGCGCACCCGTTCGTCATCGAGGGGCTGGGCGTGAAAGGCAACGTGGAAAAAGGAAAAGTATCCAGCGTCACCTTTACCCCGGAACAGGAAGGCACGTACCGTGTGGTCTGTCTGACGCATGCGACGATCGAAGCCAACGGGCCGATGGTGGGGTATTTGCGAGTGGAATAG
- a CDS encoding RNA polymerase sigma factor yields the protein MVEHDFDEWYRLYHRDVFAYIGYQVRARQDVEDIAQEVFVRVLVGADRFQGLAAPKTWILAIARRAVADWYRTKRLKNLFSLTEVHDIASDELSLYERAERSAKEDALREALLKLKKDDRDVVVLRMIHEFSTEETAAIFGWTSAKTRTKLHRALKKLQEMLGGDPLFEQMARKAAEEGVSMR from the coding sequence ATGGTGGAACACGACTTTGATGAATGGTACCGTCTCTACCACCGGGACGTTTTTGCATATATCGGATACCAAGTGCGCGCTCGGCAGGACGTCGAGGACATCGCGCAGGAGGTGTTCGTCCGCGTTCTGGTCGGAGCCGACCGCTTCCAAGGCCTGGCCGCTCCGAAGACTTGGATCTTGGCGATCGCCCGTCGGGCGGTTGCTGACTGGTATCGGACAAAGCGGCTTAAGAATTTGTTCTCACTCACTGAAGTGCACGATATCGCCAGCGATGAGTTGTCTTTATATGAGCGGGCGGAGCGGAGCGCCAAAGAAGACGCCTTGCGCGAAGCTTTGCTGAAGCTCAAGAAGGATGACCGGGATGTGGTGGTGCTGCGGATGATCCATGAGTTTTCGACCGAGGAGACCGCCGCGATATTTGGCTGGACGTCGGCGAAGACGCGCACCAAGCTGCACCGGGCGCTCAAGAAACTGCAGGAGATGCTTGGCGGTGACCCGCTGTTTGAACAGATGGCACGAAAAGCAGCAGAGGAAGGGGTGAGCATGCGATGA
- a CDS encoding class I SAM-dependent methyltransferase, translating into MIIRPMLRQVRELVAEALQPGGLAIDATVGKGSDTLFLAERAGESGRVIGFDVQEAALEKARARLAEAGVAERVELMLVSHAAMQNAVPADWHGRVRAVTFNLGYLPGGDPAVVTEAESTLAALDAGLELLAPDGVMTVMLYAGHEQGKAETQAVLRWAEEVELERAHVLLYRFLNQRNDPPVLVALEKRR; encoded by the coding sequence ATGATCATACGTCCGATGCTTCGGCAAGTGCGGGAGCTCGTCGCGGAGGCGTTGCAGCCGGGCGGCCTCGCCATCGACGCTACGGTCGGCAAAGGCAGCGATACGCTGTTTTTGGCGGAGCGCGCCGGTGAAAGTGGTCGGGTGATCGGTTTTGACGTGCAGGAAGCCGCGTTGGAGAAAGCGCGGGCCCGGCTGGCGGAAGCTGGCGTGGCGGAGCGGGTGGAGCTGATGCTTGTGAGCCATGCGGCGATGCAAAACGCTGTGCCCGCAGACTGGCACGGGCGCGTCCGGGCGGTGACCTTCAACTTGGGCTATCTCCCGGGCGGTGATCCGGCGGTGGTGACGGAGGCGGAATCGACATTGGCTGCGCTGGACGCTGGACTGGAACTGCTCGCGCCAGACGGCGTGATGACCGTCATGCTCTATGCAGGCCACGAGCAGGGCAAAGCGGAGACGCAAGCGGTGCTGCGCTGGGCGGAAGAGGTGGAACTGGAGCGGGCGCACGTGCTGCTCTACCGCTTCCTCAACCAGCGCAACGACCCGCCCGTGCTGGTCGCGCTGGAGAAGCGCCGATAG
- a CDS encoding TIGR01212 family radical SAM protein (This family includes YhcC from E. coli K-12, an uncharacterized radical SAM protein.) produces the protein MTQLTKQEPLLWGDKRYHTWNYHLRSVFGEKVFKVPLDAGFTCPNRDGAVTTGGCTFCSARGSGDFAGNRKDDLVTQFHDVKEKMHRKWPKAKYLGYFQAYTNTYAPVETLREYYETILEQEDVVGLSVATRPDCLPDDVVEYLGELNKRTFLWLELGLQTIHEQTAELINRAHDYGVYLDAVERLRKQDIKVCSHIILGLPGETDEMMMESARAVAQMGVQGIKIHLLHLLKYTPMVKQYEEGLVEFLDPDRYIKLVCDMLEILPPDMVIHRLTGDGPPDTLIGPLWSLDKWSVLNGIDAELKKRDSWQGKYYVPQA, from the coding sequence ATGACTCAACTGACAAAGCAGGAACCGCTCCTCTGGGGCGATAAGCGATATCATACGTGGAATTATCACTTGCGTTCGGTGTTTGGCGAAAAGGTGTTCAAGGTGCCGCTCGACGCCGGTTTTACCTGTCCGAACCGCGACGGGGCGGTGACGACGGGCGGCTGCACGTTCTGCTCGGCGCGGGGGTCGGGCGATTTTGCCGGCAACCGCAAGGACGATCTGGTCACACAGTTTCATGATGTAAAGGAAAAGATGCACCGCAAGTGGCCGAAAGCAAAATACCTCGGCTATTTCCAGGCGTATACGAATACGTACGCTCCGGTGGAGACGCTTCGGGAGTATTATGAGACGATCCTCGAACAGGAGGACGTGGTCGGGCTGTCGGTGGCGACGCGGCCGGACTGTCTGCCGGACGATGTGGTCGAGTACTTGGGCGAGCTGAACAAGCGGACGTTTTTGTGGCTGGAGCTCGGCTTGCAGACGATTCATGAGCAGACGGCGGAGCTGATCAACCGGGCGCACGATTACGGCGTGTATCTGGATGCGGTGGAGCGTTTGCGCAAACAGGACATCAAAGTCTGCTCGCACATCATCCTGGGGCTGCCCGGCGAGACGGATGAGATGATGATGGAGTCGGCCCGCGCAGTGGCGCAGATGGGCGTGCAGGGGATCAAGATCCACCTGCTGCATCTGCTGAAGTATACGCCGATGGTGAAACAGTACGAGGAAGGGCTGGTCGAGTTCCTCGATCCGGACCGCTACATCAAGCTGGTCTGTGACATGCTGGAGATCTTGCCGCCCGACATGGTCATCCACCGCCTGACCGGTGACGGCCCGCCCGATACTCTGATCGGCCCGCTCTGGTCCCTCGACAAATGGTCGGTGCTGAACGGGATCGACGCGGAGCTGAAAAAACGGGATTCGTGGCAAGGCAAGTACTATGTCCCGCAAGCGTAA
- a CDS encoding FAD-dependent oxidoreductase: protein MKKRTVVVGGGLAGLSVAARLAKAGQDVTLLEKAPKLGGRAVTIPLKGFDFNFGAHAIYSRDSSYIRKLQKELQLNIGWVDFDPKKARYDLGDEMTEMPATLEGLYKTKVLLNGTTKAKFAIEVVKTVCLLERGEEGVSIGEWLKRSGKHQQVQDLMLTLASSNFFTQEPERIPSTVFFNYYQRLFRTSKAVSYIAGGWGSLVSELERVIVENGSKVITKAKIERVLFEAGRVAGVETPDGVIEGDEFVFAVPPKELGKIFEGTLLENSIAPYLLHKPNNVLVYDIGLTKRIDTPYTYIYDKNARVFMTDISAYTPCTPEGGQLIQAVAYLKSEEVGDREHAAMRKEAIERLFDKHLPGWREQLAAKRYTERAAAQEIKVEDDQQLMPVQFHACSNAYFAGDWVQGVGQLSELSFSSGYEVGERILRKDAGVFRLMSWAV, encoded by the coding sequence ATGAAAAAGCGGACGGTAGTGGTGGGCGGCGGTTTGGCAGGTTTGAGCGTGGCGGCGAGGCTGGCGAAGGCGGGGCAGGATGTGACGCTGCTGGAGAAAGCGCCGAAGCTTGGCGGGCGCGCGGTGACGATTCCGCTGAAGGGCTTTGATTTCAACTTTGGCGCGCATGCGATCTACAGCCGGGACTCGTCCTACATTCGCAAGCTGCAAAAGGAACTGCAGCTGAACATCGGCTGGGTCGATTTTGACCCGAAGAAAGCGCGCTATGACCTCGGCGATGAGATGACCGAGATGCCGGCGACTCTGGAAGGCTTGTACAAGACGAAGGTCTTGCTGAACGGGACGACCAAGGCGAAATTTGCCATCGAAGTGGTGAAGACGGTCTGCCTGCTGGAACGCGGCGAGGAAGGCGTGTCGATCGGCGAATGGCTGAAGCGCTCGGGCAAGCATCAGCAGGTGCAGGACCTGATGCTGACCCTGGCGTCGAGCAATTTCTTCACCCAAGAGCCGGAGCGCATTCCGTCGACGGTGTTCTTCAACTACTACCAGCGCCTGTTCCGCACCTCGAAAGCGGTCTCCTACATCGCCGGGGGCTGGGGTTCGCTCGTGTCGGAGCTGGAGCGCGTGATCGTCGAGAACGGCTCGAAGGTGATCACCAAGGCGAAGATTGAGCGCGTGCTGTTTGAGGCGGGCCGCGTGGCGGGCGTCGAGACGCCGGACGGGGTGATCGAAGGCGATGAGTTCGTGTTCGCCGTGCCGCCGAAGGAGCTCGGCAAGATCTTCGAAGGCACGCTCTTAGAGAACTCGATCGCGCCGTATCTGCTGCACAAACCGAACAACGTGCTGGTCTATGACATCGGGTTGACCAAGCGGATCGACACCCCCTACACCTACATTTATGATAAAAACGCCCGCGTGTTCATGACCGACATCTCCGCCTACACGCCGTGCACGCCGGAGGGCGGCCAGTTGATCCAGGCGGTCGCGTATCTGAAGAGCGAAGAGGTCGGCGACCGCGAACATGCGGCGATGCGCAAGGAAGCGATCGAGCGACTGTTCGACAAGCATTTGCCGGGCTGGCGGGAACAGCTGGCGGCGAAGCGCTATACGGAGCGGGCGGCGGCGCAGGAGATCAAGGTGGAGGACGACCAGCAGCTGATGCCGGTGCAGTTCCACGCCTGCTCGAATGCGTATTTTGCCGGCGACTGGGTGCAAGGCGTCGGCCAGCTGTCGGAGCTGTCGTTCTCGTCCGGCTACGAAGTCGGGGAGCGCATCCTGCGCAAAGACGCCGGCGTCTTTCGTCTGATGAGCTGGGCAGTCTAA
- a CDS encoding TetR/AcrR family transcriptional regulator gives MSSRRERKKQETRNKIFTSAMKLFQEGGYDATTIDMIAEHADVARGTVFLHFPSKEAILAHWGQDSLEEITERREEWDLPELSAEEKVMRLFKIALTANQESFDLVKIWVKSTLANPTAMIHERQSPVALRNLMSDILETEQEEGRLKQNIDPIIAGDMLENIYLHAMQDWVLSEGNWPVEEILTTKIHYLFNGLNQ, from the coding sequence ATGTCCAGCCGCAGAGAGCGCAAAAAACAAGAGACGCGCAACAAAATTTTCACCAGCGCCATGAAACTGTTTCAAGAAGGCGGCTACGATGCCACGACGATCGACATGATCGCCGAGCACGCCGATGTGGCGCGCGGCACCGTCTTTTTGCATTTTCCTTCTAAAGAAGCGATCTTAGCCCACTGGGGGCAGGACAGCTTGGAGGAGATCACCGAGCGCCGCGAGGAGTGGGACCTGCCGGAGCTGTCGGCCGAAGAAAAGGTGATGCGCCTGTTCAAGATCGCGCTCACCGCCAACCAGGAGAGCTTCGACCTCGTCAAGATCTGGGTCAAGTCAACGCTGGCCAACCCCACCGCGATGATCCACGAGCGGCAGAGCCCGGTCGCACTGCGCAACCTGATGTCAGACATTCTGGAAACGGAGCAGGAGGAAGGGCGCCTCAAGCAGAACATCGACCCGATCATCGCCGGTGACATGCTGGAGAACATCTACCTGCACGCGATGCAGGACTGGGTGTTGTCGGAAGGCAACTGGCCGGTCGAAGAGATCTTGACGACGAAGATCCACTACCTGTTCAACGGGCTCAATCAATAA
- a CDS encoding superoxide dismutase — protein MAYQLPALPYANDALEPHFDALTMEIHHDRHHATYVNNVNAALEGHDDLASKSIEELISNLDAVPENIRTAVRNNGGGHANHSLFWEILSPNGGGAPTGAIADAITEVFGSYDNFKAEFTKAATTRFGSGWAWLIVDGGKVAITTSEYQDSPLMQGKTPVLGLDVWEHAYYLKFQNKRPDYIAAFFNLINWDEVNKRFAAAK, from the coding sequence ATGGCATACCAACTGCCGGCACTTCCGTACGCGAACGACGCTCTCGAACCGCATTTTGACGCACTGACCATGGAGATCCACCATGACCGTCACCATGCGACTTACGTAAACAACGTAAACGCAGCTCTCGAAGGACACGACGACCTGGCTTCCAAGTCGATCGAAGAGCTGATCTCCAACCTGGATGCAGTTCCGGAAAACATCCGCACCGCAGTCCGCAACAACGGCGGCGGCCATGCGAACCACTCCCTGTTCTGGGAAATCCTTTCCCCGAACGGCGGCGGCGCTCCGACCGGCGCAATCGCAGACGCGATCACCGAAGTGTTCGGTTCCTACGACAACTTCAAAGCGGAGTTCACCAAAGCTGCGACCACCCGTTTCGGCTCCGGCTGGGCTTGGCTGATCGTTGACGGCGGCAAAGTGGCAATCACCACTTCCGAATACCAAGACAGCCCGCTGATGCAAGGCAAGACTCCGGTCCTCGGCCTCGACGTTTGGGAGCACGCGTACTACCTGAAGTTCCAAAACAAGCGCCCGGACTACATCGCAGCGTTCTTCAACCTGATCAACTGGGATGAAGTCAACAAGCGCTTCGCAGCCGCGAAGTAA
- a CDS encoding inositol monophosphatase, with protein sequence MQAIVQRAKEVAAEAAVAAGKLAKERFDGAFLVEEKDEHGDLVTEVDGLAEAVILEKIRAAFPDHGIRSEETGWSGVEGDFLWLVDPLDGTNNYAIGLPVYAVAITFFYRKEAVLGVIYDSVLDKLYIAERGQGATCNGQPLRIKEPKQGNRLTVGWIQGHAVQKDPRAMRLKHHLDAVAKRVLRVWAPTLVWCLMARGELDGVVLYNSEGDDLYAGLLLLKEAGGLVIDFDGEEFAGMQEEPYIIGCHPAKQEELLQVVKAGLMK encoded by the coding sequence ATGCAAGCGATTGTGCAGCGGGCGAAAGAAGTGGCGGCGGAGGCGGCTGTGGCGGCCGGGAAGCTGGCGAAGGAGCGGTTTGACGGAGCGTTTCTGGTGGAGGAGAAAGATGAGCACGGCGATCTCGTCACCGAGGTGGACGGGCTGGCCGAGGCGGTGATTCTGGAGAAGATCCGCGCGGCGTTTCCCGATCATGGGATTCGCAGCGAAGAGACGGGCTGGTCGGGCGTGGAAGGCGACTTTTTGTGGCTGGTCGATCCGCTGGACGGGACGAACAACTACGCGATCGGACTGCCGGTGTATGCGGTGGCGATCACGTTCTTTTACCGCAAGGAAGCGGTGCTGGGCGTGATCTATGACTCGGTGCTGGACAAGCTGTACATCGCCGAGCGCGGTCAAGGCGCGACCTGCAACGGGCAGCCGCTGCGCATCAAGGAGCCGAAGCAGGGGAACAGGCTGACCGTGGGCTGGATTCAAGGCCATGCCGTGCAAAAAGACCCCCGGGCGATGCGGTTGAAACACCACCTCGACGCAGTCGCCAAGCGCGTGCTGCGCGTCTGGGCACCGACTCTCGTCTGGTGCCTGATGGCCCGCGGCGAGCTCGACGGCGTGGTGCTGTACAACTCCGAAGGCGATGACCTGTACGCCGGACTGCTGCTGCTGAAAGAGGCCGGCGGCCTGGTGATCGATTTTGACGGTGAGGAGTTTGCAGGGATGCAGGAGGAGCCGTACATCATCGGCTGTCATCCGGCGAAGCAGGAGGAGCTGCTGCAGGTCGTCAAGGCAGGATTGATGAAATGA
- a CDS encoding ATP-binding protein: MNEVKDLMLNMLIILLPIFVYQTFWIDKASLPMVSSRNRSAISLLAAIAALCCMMFPVHPYPGYVLDLRLVPLLIGILYGGFRAALMIIAGVYLYSWHLGVPGFLVMAMTYPPAIITAFLLAARFRLWERRRKLTTASLLAFLAALLVNTVVLLFLDEPLLTNPHLPVFAAYVVLHGFTMWISVYLIENMREKAALRFEIQQAEKMRIMGQLAASIAHEVRNPMTVVRGFLQLLQSDQIPSDKRQMFLKLGIDELDRSESIISNYLAFARPQVSRIEAVDAAERVEHAAGIISSYATLRNVEINTRTTPGLFIEADPEHLSQVLMNLIKNGIEAMQHGGVLTIIAVPDDAENARIEVADTGVGMTPDETSRLGNPFFSTKQDGTGLGIMVTYQIIQSMNGKIEVESAKGAGTRFIITLPRKSDLLAGRK; encoded by the coding sequence GTGAACGAAGTGAAAGATCTCATGCTCAATATGCTCATCATCCTCCTGCCGATCTTTGTCTACCAGACTTTCTGGATCGACAAAGCGAGCCTGCCGATGGTTTCTTCCCGCAACCGCTCCGCCATCTCTCTGCTGGCCGCCATTGCGGCTCTTTGCTGTATGATGTTTCCCGTGCACCCGTACCCTGGCTACGTCTTGGACCTGCGGCTCGTCCCGCTGTTGATCGGCATCCTCTACGGCGGCTTCCGCGCCGCGCTGATGATCATCGCCGGCGTCTATCTGTACAGTTGGCATCTCGGCGTGCCCGGCTTCCTCGTCATGGCCATGACCTATCCGCCGGCGATCATCACCGCCTTCCTGCTCGCCGCCCGCTTCCGCCTCTGGGAGCGCCGCCGCAAGCTCACCACCGCTTCCTTGCTCGCCTTCCTGGCCGCGCTGCTCGTCAACACGGTGGTGCTGCTGTTCTTAGATGAACCGCTGCTGACCAATCCGCATCTGCCCGTCTTTGCCGCATATGTCGTGCTGCACGGCTTCACGATGTGGATCTCCGTCTACCTGATCGAAAACATGCGGGAAAAAGCCGCCTTGCGCTTCGAGATCCAGCAGGCGGAAAAGATGCGCATCATGGGCCAGCTCGCCGCCTCGATCGCCCACGAAGTGCGCAATCCGATGACCGTCGTGCGCGGCTTCCTGCAACTGCTCCAATCGGACCAGATCCCGTCCGACAAGCGCCAGATGTTCCTCAAGCTCGGCATCGACGAACTCGACCGCTCCGAGTCGATCATCTCCAACTACCTGGCCTTTGCCCGCCCGCAAGTCTCGCGCATCGAAGCGGTCGACGCCGCGGAGCGGGTCGAACACGCCGCCGGGATCATCTCGTCATACGCCACCTTGCGCAACGTCGAGATCAACACCCGCACCACCCCCGGCCTGTTCATCGAAGCCGATCCCGAGCATCTCTCACAAGTGCTGATGAACTTGATCAAAAACGGCATCGAAGCGATGCAGCATGGCGGCGTGCTCACGATCATCGCTGTGCCGGATGATGCAGAGAACGCCCGGATCGAAGTCGCTGACACCGGCGTCGGCATGACGCCCGACGAGACGTCACGCCTTGGCAACCCGTTTTTCTCGACCAAACAAGACGGGACCGGGCTTGGCATCATGGTCACCTACCAGATCATCCAGAGCATGAACGGCAAGATCGAGGTCGAAAGCGCAAAAGGCGCCGGGACGCGATTTATCATCACGCTCCCCCGTAAATCTGACTTACTAGCAGGCAGGAAATAG
- a CDS encoding ATP-binding protein, with the protein MAGIQEVLLNLLFILLPIFIYQNFWVDKMGTAMPQRNGIAIGSLSIASLLLCMTFPVSVIPGFVLDLRLVPMLIGILYGGWRVAVCIAIALFGYRVLIGQLGIGFLLMSISFPVVMAMAVLLAKRYLKIGRRQKLIFANLLLLLLLIPTNLIIMYSSQATPWASPYLPFLAFFTLINLLAVWLAVYLIENIREKAHLRVEVLRNEKLYVLGELAAAIAHEIRNPMTVVRGFLQLLQQQSVPPDKQLMYLELSIAELDRSESIISNYLAYAKPQIDKHEGIDVSERVRSVTGVISSYATLRSVTVESRIEDGLQITGNPEQFSQVLMNLFKNGIEAMPQGGTLQVRAYMRARQICLDIIDNGVGMTAAELARLGNPYYSTKENGTGLGLMVTYQIIHSMYGHVQVTSEKGKGTQFTLTFPQLETNALPE; encoded by the coding sequence TTGGCCGGCATACAAGAAGTCTTGCTCAACCTGCTTTTTATTTTGCTGCCGATCTTTATTTACCAGAACTTCTGGGTCGATAAGATGGGCACCGCCATGCCGCAGCGCAACGGCATCGCCATCGGCTCGCTGTCCATTGCATCCCTTCTGCTTTGCATGACGTTCCCAGTTTCGGTCATCCCCGGCTTCGTGCTCGACTTGCGGCTCGTGCCGATGCTGATCGGCATCTTATACGGCGGCTGGCGCGTGGCCGTCTGCATCGCCATCGCCCTGTTCGGCTATCGCGTCCTGATCGGGCAGCTCGGGATTGGCTTTCTCTTGATGTCGATCTCCTTCCCGGTCGTGATGGCGATGGCCGTTCTGCTCGCCAAGCGCTATTTGAAAATTGGGCGCCGTCAGAAGCTGATCTTCGCGAATCTGCTCCTGCTCCTCTTGTTGATTCCGACCAACCTGATCATCATGTACAGCTCGCAGGCCACGCCGTGGGCGAGTCCCTACCTGCCGTTTCTGGCCTTCTTCACGCTGATCAACCTGCTCGCCGTCTGGCTGGCCGTCTACCTGATCGAAAACATCCGCGAGAAGGCGCACTTGCGCGTCGAAGTGCTGCGCAATGAGAAGCTGTACGTCTTAGGCGAGCTCGCCGCAGCGATCGCCCATGAGATCCGCAATCCGATGACCGTCGTGCGCGGCTTTCTGCAGCTCTTGCAGCAGCAGAGCGTCCCGCCTGACAAGCAGCTAATGTATTTGGAGCTGAGCATCGCCGAGCTCGACCGCTCCGAGTCGATCATCTCCAACTACCTCGCCTATGCCAAGCCGCAGATCGACAAGCACGAAGGCATCGACGTCAGCGAGCGCGTCCGCTCAGTGACCGGCGTCATCAGTTCCTACGCCACGCTGCGCAGCGTCACCGTCGAGAGCCGGATCGAGGACGGCCTGCAGATCACCGGCAACCCGGAGCAGTTCTCGCAAGTGCTGATGAACCTGTTCAAAAACGGCATCGAAGCGATGCCCCAAGGCGGCACGCTGCAGGTCCGCGCCTACATGCGGGCGCGCCAGATCTGCCTCGACATCATCGACAACGGTGTCGGCATGACCGCAGCCGAACTGGCCCGCCTCGGCAATCCCTACTACTCGACGAAAGAGAATGGCACGGGACTGGGCCTGATGGTCACCTACCAGATCATCCACTCGATGTACGGACATGTGCAAGTGACAAGCGAAAAGGGCAAAGGCACGCAGTTCACGCTGACCTTTCCCCAACTCGAAACAAACGCTCTTCCCGAGTGA